The following coding sequences are from one uncultured Cohaesibacter sp. window:
- a CDS encoding DUF1674 domain-containing protein: MTDEAPKRQMVDVDSPQFKSTEQRVAETAKPEEEKQPRRKFEDLPPAAQRALMEAEARRKERDALKVSASMPKEYNGRGGLDPSRYDDYEIDGRAIDF; encoded by the coding sequence ATGACTGACGAAGCCCCAAAAAGACAGATGGTTGACGTCGACTCCCCTCAATTCAAGAGCACGGAACAACGCGTCGCAGAAACTGCAAAACCTGAAGAAGAAAAGCAACCACGGCGCAAGTTCGAGGATCTTCCCCCCGCAGCCCAACGCGCGCTGATGGAAGCAGAAGCCCGACGCAAGGAACGCGATGCCTTGAAGGTGAGTGCGTCCATGCCAAAAGAATATAATGGACGAGGTGGCCTCGATCCGTCTCGTTATGACGACTACGAGATTGATGGTCGCGCCATAGACTTCTAA
- the htpX gene encoding zinc metalloprotease HtpX: protein MNFFRTTLLLAAMTGLFMAIGYLLGGSGGMMIAFIVALGMNVFSYWNSDKMVLRMHNAIEVDARSAPEYYEIVEKLAQSAGLPMPKVYVIESDQPNAFATGRNPQNAAVAASTGLLNRLTYEEVAGVMAHELAHIKNYDILTMTVTATFAGAISMLANFAMFFGGSRERGGIIGTIAIMILAPLAASVVQMAISRTREYEADKTGAEICGQPMWLATALAKIANAAGRTANVTAEQHPETAHMFIINPLSGQKMDSLFSTHPDTQNRIDALQALQAEWYGGQGALKVSGGGTLGANQRRSQMKPDAGTDGPWSGSRGAKDKDTDQPGPWG, encoded by the coding sequence ATGAATTTCTTCCGTACCACATTGTTGCTGGCCGCCATGACAGGCCTGTTCATGGCCATCGGCTATTTGCTCGGTGGCTCGGGGGGCATGATGATTGCCTTCATTGTTGCTCTGGGCATGAATGTGTTCAGCTACTGGAATTCGGACAAGATGGTGCTGCGCATGCATAACGCCATTGAGGTGGATGCGCGCTCGGCTCCGGAATACTACGAGATCGTGGAAAAGCTGGCCCAGTCTGCCGGTCTGCCCATGCCCAAGGTGTATGTGATCGAGTCCGATCAGCCCAATGCCTTTGCGACGGGGCGTAATCCTCAAAATGCTGCGGTGGCTGCCTCAACAGGGCTTTTGAACCGGTTGACCTATGAAGAGGTTGCCGGCGTGATGGCCCATGAGCTGGCACACATCAAGAATTACGACATTCTGACCATGACGGTGACAGCAACTTTTGCCGGTGCGATTTCCATGCTCGCCAACTTTGCGATGTTTTTTGGTGGTAGCCGGGAGCGGGGCGGTATTATTGGTACAATTGCCATCATGATCCTGGCACCGTTGGCCGCGTCTGTCGTCCAGATGGCAATCAGCCGGACGCGTGAATATGAAGCGGACAAGACGGGGGCTGAAATCTGCGGGCAACCGATGTGGCTTGCTACGGCTCTGGCCAAGATTGCCAACGCTGCAGGACGCACTGCGAATGTGACCGCCGAGCAGCATCCGGAAACGGCCCATATGTTCATCATCAATCCGCTCTCCGGCCAGAAGATGGATAGTCTCTTCTCCACCCACCCGGATACCCAGAACCGGATTGACGCGCTTCAGGCCCTTCAGGCCGAATGGTACGGTGGGCAGGGGGCTCTCAAGGTAAGCGGAGGCGGTACGCTCGGCGCAAACCAGCGCCGCAGCCAGATGAAGCCCGATGCCGGAACAGACGGCCCATGGAGCGGGAGCCGGGGGGCAAAAGACAAAGACACCGATCAGCCCGGCCCTTGGGGTTGA
- a CDS encoding topology modulation protein has translation MQRITIIGSSGSGKSTLARVLGERLDLPVIPIDQIFWKPGWTEPDKAAFLVKMNNIIANEKWIIEGNYTDSANLKGRLARSDLLIFLDPPRLACMWGILTRILKTYDQVRIDMAPGCPERFDWHFIKYVWNFPKHQRPKLCRAYDSYQGNKIQLHSRRQTRAFMQSLFAAIQKNPE, from the coding sequence ATGCAGCGCATTACGATTATCGGCTCCTCCGGTTCCGGCAAATCCACTCTTGCCCGCGTACTCGGCGAAAGGCTGGATCTCCCGGTTATTCCCATCGACCAGATATTCTGGAAGCCGGGCTGGACGGAACCAGACAAGGCAGCCTTTCTCGTAAAGATGAACAACATCATTGCCAACGAGAAATGGATCATCGAAGGAAACTACACCGATTCGGCCAATTTAAAAGGCCGACTGGCAAGAAGCGATCTCCTGATTTTCCTCGATCCGCCTCGCCTGGCCTGCATGTGGGGCATTCTAACCCGCATATTGAAAACATACGATCAGGTCCGTATCGATATGGCCCCCGGTTGCCCGGAACGCTTCGACTGGCATTTCATCAAATATGTCTGGAACTTTCCCAAGCACCAAAGACCGAAATTATGCCGCGCTTATGACAGCTATCAAGGCAACAAAATACAGCTCCATTCCCGCCGCCAGACAAGAGCCTTTATGCAGTCGCTGTTTGCAGCAATACAAAAAAACCCGGAATGA
- a CDS encoding DUF6122 family protein, which yields MDYDIVRTVVHYSGHFLAPFLLARLVFPKEIWLKAALVMVSTIVIDLDHLLADPIFDPNRCSIGFHPLHTVWAGLVYVGLVLVPDWRARAFGLGALFHLAVDANDCFMGGTW from the coding sequence ATGGATTATGACATTGTCCGCACGGTTGTGCACTATTCGGGGCATTTTCTGGCGCCATTCCTCTTGGCGCGTCTTGTCTTTCCCAAAGAGATCTGGCTCAAGGCGGCACTGGTCATGGTGTCGACTATCGTGATCGATCTTGACCATTTGCTGGCTGATCCGATTTTTGATCCAAACCGTTGCAGCATCGGGTTTCATCCCTTGCATACGGTTTGGGCAGGCCTTGTTTATGTTGGTCTTGTGTTGGTGCCTGATTGGCGAGCGCGGGCGTTCGGTCTTGGGGCGTTGTTCCATTTGGCGGTCGATGCCAATGACTGCTTTATGGGAGGCACCTGGTAG
- the typA gene encoding translational GTPase TypA: protein MNLRNIAIIAHVDHGKTTLIDELLKSSGMFRANQQTEERMMDSNDIERERGITILAKVTSLEHNGTRINIVDTPGHADFGGEVERILNMVDGVIVLVDAAEGPMPQTKFVVSKALNLGLRPIVAINKIDKPEQRAHEVLDEVFDLFANLDADEHQLDFPVLYGSAKNGWMAKDPDGPKDSLEPLFDMVIEHVPAPKVEEGEFRLLATTIQSDNFLGRILTGRILAGEVTPNMAVKALSRDGSIVEQGRISKVLAFRGLERASIEKGEAGDIVSIAGLQKATVADTICAPSVTQAIQAQPIDPPTLSMTFRVNDSPLAGQEGDKVQSRVIRARLFAEAEGNVALKVEEAHGTDAFIVSGRGELMLSILIENMRREGFELGVGRPQVVMQKDENGKRLEPVEEVTIDVDDEYSGIVVQKMQERKADMAEMRPSGGGRTRLVFHAPTRGLIGYQSELLSDTRGTAIMNRIFHEYQPYKGEIASRNTGVLLSNGNGEAVAYALWQLEDRGPMMISPGTKVYEGMIVGEHTRGNDLDINVLKGKQLTNIRSAGKDDAIKLTTPLKLSLEAALSYIADDELVEVTPKSIRLRKILLDPNDRKRAVRASKKAS from the coding sequence ATGAATCTGCGCAACATTGCGATTATCGCGCACGTTGACCACGGCAAGACCACTCTGATCGACGAGCTGCTCAAGTCTTCCGGTATGTTCCGGGCCAACCAGCAGACTGAAGAACGGATGATGGATTCCAACGATATCGAACGTGAGCGCGGTATCACCATCCTGGCTAAAGTGACCTCGCTTGAGCACAACGGCACCCGCATCAACATTGTAGACACCCCGGGCCACGCCGACTTTGGCGGCGAAGTGGAACGTATCCTCAACATGGTGGATGGTGTGATTGTTTTGGTCGATGCGGCTGAAGGCCCGATGCCACAAACCAAGTTTGTGGTTTCCAAGGCCCTCAATCTTGGCCTGCGCCCGATCGTGGCCATCAACAAGATCGACAAACCGGAACAACGCGCCCACGAAGTGCTGGACGAAGTGTTTGACCTGTTCGCCAACCTTGATGCCGATGAACATCAGCTGGACTTCCCTGTTCTTTACGGTTCTGCCAAGAATGGCTGGATGGCGAAAGATCCAGACGGTCCCAAGGATAGCCTTGAGCCGCTGTTTGATATGGTCATCGAGCATGTTCCGGCACCAAAGGTTGAAGAAGGTGAATTCCGTCTGCTGGCAACCACCATTCAGTCAGACAACTTCCTTGGCCGCATTCTGACCGGGCGCATCCTTGCAGGTGAAGTCACCCCGAACATGGCCGTCAAGGCTCTGTCCCGTGATGGCTCCATCGTCGAGCAGGGTCGCATTTCCAAGGTTCTGGCTTTCCGTGGTCTGGAACGCGCATCCATCGAGAAGGGCGAAGCAGGCGACATCGTCTCCATCGCAGGCCTTCAGAAAGCAACCGTTGCAGACACCATCTGCGCACCGTCAGTTACCCAAGCCATTCAGGCACAACCGATTGACCCGCCAACCCTGTCCATGACCTTCCGCGTCAACGACAGCCCGCTGGCCGGCCAAGAAGGCGACAAGGTGCAAAGCCGCGTCATCCGCGCGCGCCTCTTCGCTGAAGCCGAAGGCAACGTTGCCCTCAAGGTTGAAGAAGCCCATGGTACAGACGCTTTCATCGTATCAGGTCGTGGAGAGCTGATGCTCTCGATTCTCATTGAGAATATGCGCCGTGAAGGCTTCGAGCTTGGCGTAGGCCGCCCGCAGGTCGTGATGCAAAAAGACGAAAACGGCAAGCGCCTTGAGCCTGTTGAAGAAGTCACCATCGACGTGGATGACGAATATTCAGGTATCGTCGTACAGAAGATGCAGGAACGTAAGGCCGACATGGCCGAGATGCGCCCGTCTGGCGGTGGTCGTACACGCCTTGTTTTCCATGCACCGACCCGAGGTCTCATCGGTTATCAGTCCGAGTTGCTCAGCGATACGCGTGGCACGGCAATCATGAACCGTATCTTCCACGAATATCAGCCTTACAAGGGCGAAATCGCATCCCGTAACACCGGTGTTCTTCTTTCCAACGGCAATGGCGAAGCGGTTGCCTATGCGCTTTGGCAGCTGGAAGACCGTGGCCCGATGATGATTTCTCCTGGCACCAAGGTCTATGAAGGCATGATCGTGGGCGAGCATACCCGCGGCAATGATCTCGACATCAACGTGCTGAAGGGCAAACAGCTGACCAACATCCGCTCGGCCGGTAAAGACGACGCCATCAAGCTGACCACGCCGCTGAAACTCAGCCTTGAAGCAGCCCTTTCCTACATCGCCGACGACGAACTGGTTGAAGTAACGCCAAAGTCTATCCGCCTGCGCAAAATCCTGCTCGATCCGAATGATCGCAAACGAGCAGTACGCGCCTCGAAAAAGGCCAGCTAA
- a CDS encoding helix-turn-helix transcriptional regulator → MEEKRHLQLVEQCLSSLGQPAFIDNYLKLVKKIGAVQSTIFSCHLDRPQCLLSRNLEVSLVGEMVTAIYLSGWYKQDPLYHRIKEIPPGTQEILYLDDIKGGYSQDYAQAFYSLFKEKNPKIGLADRISILAGGNHLHLIMQFYFTHNNLPDPKDPTLQILGHLAVQHFEITTEKSDEGTPPVLSSLSDREKEVCRGILLGKKAESIAAEMEVAPSTVVTYRRRAYEKLGITSRTALFELCNG, encoded by the coding sequence ATGGAAGAGAAGCGTCATCTTCAACTGGTCGAGCAATGTCTGTCTTCTTTGGGACAACCTGCGTTTATCGACAATTATCTAAAGTTGGTTAAGAAAATCGGCGCAGTTCAATCAACCATTTTCTCGTGCCATCTGGACCGTCCCCAGTGCCTTCTTTCGCGCAATCTGGAAGTCTCTCTGGTCGGCGAAATGGTCACCGCTATTTACCTGTCTGGCTGGTATAAGCAGGACCCGCTCTATCATCGAATCAAGGAGATCCCTCCCGGCACTCAGGAAATCCTCTATCTTGATGATATCAAGGGTGGCTATTCACAAGACTATGCCCAAGCCTTTTATTCCCTCTTTAAAGAGAAGAATCCCAAGATAGGTCTGGCTGACCGCATCTCCATATTGGCTGGAGGCAATCACCTGCACCTGATCATGCAATTCTATTTCACTCACAACAATTTACCTGATCCTAAAGATCCGACACTGCAAATTCTCGGTCACCTTGCGGTACAACATTTTGAAATAACAACAGAAAAGTCAGATGAAGGAACACCTCCGGTCCTCTCGAGCCTATCGGATCGAGAAAAGGAAGTGTGTCGCGGCATTCTTCTTGGAAAGAAAGCGGAAAGCATCGCTGCCGAAATGGAAGTTGCCCCTTCGACGGTTGTGACCTACAGACGCCGCGCATACGAAAAACTAGGTATAACATCCAGAACGGCCCTGTTTGAACTCTGCAATGGCTGA
- a CDS encoding DUF1643 domain-containing protein, translating to MTSASIQRQHIDAEKHLSSLAHYSPCETYRYSLTRIWEPQAPKLLFIMLNPSTATELKNDPTIERCEQRARALSYGSFRACNLFAFRATEPRDLKRTKEPIGPENLTFLLQSARWADSILCAWGTHGAYMGMGDAVKNLLLAEGHSLFHLGLSKNGFPKHPLYVAYKTTPTLWL from the coding sequence ATGACGAGTGCATCCATCCAACGGCAACATATCGACGCCGAGAAACACCTGAGTTCATTAGCCCATTACTCCCCATGCGAAACCTATCGCTATTCCCTGACGCGCATTTGGGAACCGCAAGCCCCCAAATTGCTCTTCATCATGCTCAATCCTTCCACGGCAACCGAACTGAAAAACGACCCCACCATTGAACGCTGCGAACAACGCGCCCGAGCATTGAGCTATGGCAGTTTTCGTGCTTGCAATCTGTTTGCCTTCAGAGCCACCGAGCCCCGAGATCTCAAGCGTACGAAAGAGCCGATCGGGCCGGAAAACCTTACATTTCTTCTCCAATCAGCCCGCTGGGCAGACTCAATCCTTTGTGCCTGGGGCACACACGGAGCCTATATGGGAATGGGAGACGCGGTTAAGAATTTGCTGTTGGCTGAAGGACATAGCCTCTTTCATCTCGGCCTCTCAAAGAACGGGTTTCCCAAACATCCGCTTTATGTAGCCTACAAAACGACACCCACCCTCTGGCTTTAA
- a CDS encoding RbsD/FucU domain-containing protein, translated as MLRNINPLLSPDLLHILAAMGHGDNLVIADANFPGEQIARANGCRYVRLDGILATDVLKAVLELLPLDDFVDDPAYVMEVVGNPSEVPPVVSEFQTIVNEVADNPAKIASVERFAFYDMSQKSYAILQTGERRLYGNIIVKKGVVRL; from the coding sequence ATGCTAAGAAACATCAATCCACTTCTCTCTCCGGATCTACTCCACATTCTCGCGGCCATGGGCCATGGCGACAATCTGGTCATTGCAGATGCGAACTTTCCAGGCGAACAGATAGCCCGCGCAAACGGCTGCCGCTATGTTCGCCTCGACGGCATTCTGGCAACCGACGTTCTGAAAGCCGTGCTGGAGTTGTTGCCTCTGGATGATTTTGTCGATGACCCGGCCTATGTGATGGAAGTCGTTGGCAACCCTAGCGAAGTTCCGCCTGTTGTCTCAGAATTCCAAACGATCGTAAACGAAGTTGCTGATAATCCTGCAAAAATTGCATCCGTCGAACGCTTCGCCTTTTATGACATGTCACAAAAATCCTATGCCATCCTGCAAACAGGCGAACGACGCCTCTATGGCAACATCATCGTGAAAAAGGGAGTTGTCCGCCTCTAG
- a CDS encoding argininosuccinate synthase: MAKKGDIKKVVLAYSGGLDTSIILKWLQTEYGCEVVTFTADLGQGEELEPARKKAEMLGIKQIYIEDVREEFVRDFVFPMFRANALYEGVYLLGTSIARPLISKRLVEIAKEVGADAVAHGATGKGNDQVRFELAARALNPDIKVIAPWREWDLTSRTKLLEFAEQNQIPITKDKRGEAPFSVDANLLHTSSEGRVLEDPSIPAEEYVYSRTISPEAAPDKATIIEIGFEKGDAVSIDGVKMSPAEILTKLNELGHDNGIGRLDLVENRFVGMKSRGIYETPGGTILIAAHRGIESITLDGGSAHLKDSIMPRYAELIYNGFWYSPEREMLQALIDKSQEYVTGTVKLKLYKGNVSVIARDSAYSLYSEDLVTFEEGAIDYDHHDAAGFIELQGLRLRTIGYRNRKAKG; encoded by the coding sequence ATGGCGAAAAAAGGCGATATCAAAAAAGTCGTATTGGCCTATTCAGGCGGCCTCGACACGTCGATCATTCTTAAATGGCTGCAGACCGAATATGGCTGCGAAGTGGTGACCTTCACTGCCGATCTCGGACAGGGCGAAGAACTGGAACCAGCCCGCAAAAAGGCCGAAATGCTGGGCATCAAACAGATTTATATCGAAGATGTGCGTGAAGAATTCGTTCGTGACTTCGTTTTCCCGATGTTCCGCGCCAACGCCCTCTATGAAGGCGTCTACCTGCTCGGCACCTCCATTGCACGCCCGCTGATTTCCAAACGCCTTGTCGAAATCGCCAAGGAAGTTGGTGCTGACGCCGTTGCTCATGGCGCCACCGGCAAGGGCAACGATCAGGTCCGCTTCGAACTGGCCGCCCGCGCGCTTAACCCGGACATCAAGGTTATTGCTCCATGGCGCGAATGGGACCTGACCTCGCGCACCAAACTGCTCGAGTTCGCCGAACAGAACCAGATCCCCATCACCAAGGACAAGCGCGGCGAAGCTCCTTTCTCGGTTGACGCCAACCTGCTGCACACATCCTCTGAAGGCCGCGTGCTGGAAGATCCATCCATCCCGGCTGAAGAATATGTCTACTCACGCACCATCAGCCCCGAGGCAGCGCCTGACAAAGCCACCATCATCGAGATCGGCTTTGAAAAAGGTGACGCAGTTTCCATCGATGGCGTGAAAATGAGCCCGGCGGAAATCCTCACCAAGCTGAACGAGCTTGGCCATGACAATGGCATCGGACGCCTTGATCTGGTGGAAAACCGCTTTGTTGGCATGAAGTCCCGCGGCATCTACGAAACGCCCGGCGGCACCATTCTCATCGCAGCTCACCGCGGCATCGAATCCATTACCCTTGACGGCGGCTCTGCCCACCTCAAGGATTCTATCATGCCGCGCTATGCCGAACTGATCTATAACGGCTTCTGGTACAGCCCTGAGCGTGAAATGCTGCAGGCCCTGATCGACAAGTCTCAGGAATATGTCACCGGCACGGTCAAACTCAAGCTCTATAAAGGCAATGTCAGCGTTATCGCTCGTGACAGCGCATATAGCCTCTACAGCGAAGATCTGGTGACCTTCGAAGAAGGTGCAATCGACTATGACCATCATGATGCAGCCGGCTTCATCGAGCTGCAGGGCCTGCGTCTGCGCACCATCGGTTACCGTAACCGCAAGGCAAAAGGCTAA
- a CDS encoding phosphatase PAP2 family protein, translating into MLETFKKDIAAYPLFWMSIAILLISATFLIVPELDLWVSGLFYDHKQGFWLKALYFPARLRKLGLFLPRMAILLLLAFIVARLFWPPLKRLASLSTVLFLFVSTLIGPGLIINGILKSFWGRARPIQTEQFGGDWPFSPIWVIKDHCQGNCSFVSGEASMAFWLLGLVLLLPLGWRMGGGWLIATLGLFISMNRIAFGGHYLSDILLAWALTGWTMLALLLLWQRLDWFGTRAIQLEKSWDTAGKHLKNRSQALWQILRQ; encoded by the coding sequence ATGCTGGAAACCTTCAAGAAAGACATCGCCGCTTATCCCCTGTTCTGGATGAGCATAGCTATCTTGCTGATATCAGCCACATTCCTGATCGTTCCGGAATTGGACCTCTGGGTCAGTGGTTTGTTTTATGACCACAAGCAGGGCTTTTGGCTAAAAGCGCTGTATTTCCCTGCCCGCTTGCGCAAACTGGGCTTGTTCTTGCCGCGCATGGCCATTCTGCTTTTGCTGGCTTTCATTGTGGCTCGCCTTTTTTGGCCACCCCTCAAAAGGCTTGCCTCCCTTTCAACAGTGCTTTTTCTTTTCGTCAGCACCCTGATAGGGCCGGGACTAATCATCAATGGCATTCTGAAATCATTTTGGGGACGCGCGCGCCCGATCCAGACAGAGCAATTCGGCGGTGATTGGCCATTTTCTCCGATTTGGGTCATCAAAGATCATTGCCAAGGCAATTGCTCCTTCGTCTCCGGAGAAGCCTCCATGGCCTTCTGGCTGCTGGGACTGGTGCTTTTGCTGCCGTTGGGCTGGCGCATGGGCGGAGGCTGGCTGATCGCCACGCTTGGTCTCTTCATCTCAATGAACCGGATTGCATTTGGCGGACATTATCTTTCCGATATCCTGCTCGCCTGGGCACTGACAGGTTGGACAATGCTTGCTCTTTTGCTTTTGTGGCAGAGACTGGATTGGTTTGGCACCAGAGCAATCCAACTTGAAAAGAGCTGGGATACCGCTGGTAAGCACCTCAAAAACCGGTCGCAAGCACTTTGGCAAATTCTGCGGCAATAG
- a CDS encoding LysR family transcriptional regulator, translated as MEASWDDLRLFMIVAECGGLSGAAARTGISAPTIGRRILSLERTMNRLLFERSRRGYVLAKDGEILLAQVREMQKISSGITDWHGGAFRDPVVEVAGDTWLAMFFARHGNALSKGPGDIRVGFTDFHESGQHINRDRLVFLTITPPTSGNYAILQSVVMRFAVYKGTDLADVQDLPWVSIGKETSRYPSDRWVFEHYDREIYSWTNKAHMVLHLIVSGQGRGVLPCFIGDREPSLMRDGDPIEDLTTRLYIVVNDDDRRRSEVRLMMDRVAALLSSHAELFAGRGGA; from the coding sequence ATGGAAGCGAGTTGGGACGATTTGAGACTTTTTATGATTGTCGCTGAATGCGGAGGTCTTTCCGGTGCAGCTGCACGGACGGGCATCAGTGCACCGACAATCGGGCGCCGTATATTGTCGCTGGAGCGGACGATGAATCGCCTGCTTTTCGAGCGTAGCAGGCGCGGCTATGTGCTGGCCAAGGATGGCGAAATCCTGTTGGCACAAGTGAGGGAAATGCAGAAAATATCATCCGGGATTACGGATTGGCATGGCGGTGCCTTTCGGGATCCTGTGGTCGAAGTGGCTGGAGACACATGGCTGGCGATGTTTTTTGCGCGTCATGGCAATGCGCTTTCCAAAGGGCCGGGTGATATTCGCGTCGGCTTCACTGATTTTCATGAGAGCGGTCAGCATATTAACCGTGACAGGCTTGTCTTTTTGACGATTACGCCGCCGACCTCTGGCAACTATGCCATCTTGCAGTCAGTCGTCATGCGTTTTGCCGTCTACAAAGGCACCGATCTTGCCGATGTGCAGGACTTGCCCTGGGTCTCCATTGGCAAGGAAACATCGCGCTACCCATCGGATCGCTGGGTTTTCGAGCATTATGATCGGGAGATCTACAGCTGGACGAATAAGGCCCACATGGTGTTGCACCTTATCGTCAGCGGGCAGGGGCGCGGCGTCTTGCCTTGCTTTATTGGTGATCGCGAACCGTCTTTGATGAGGGATGGGGACCCGATCGAAGATCTTACGACGCGCCTTTATATTGTGGTCAATGATGATGACCGGCGCAGGTCCGAGGTGCGATTGATGATGGACCGGGTGGCGGCTTTGTTGAGCAGCCATGCCGAGTTGTTTGCAGGCAGGGGCGGTGCTTGA
- the rlmN gene encoding 23S rRNA (adenine(2503)-C(2))-methyltransferase RlmN, with protein MTHASSLETTPQAPALETAAIDTTHGYSWPALDPDKLNLVGMDRNDLSEAMRRIGVADKQVRMRVAQLWHWIYVRGATSFDQMTNVSKDLRAKMDMVYTITHPELVAEQISVDGTRKWLLRFPPRGAGRPVEVETVYIPDENRGTLCVSSQVGCTLNCTFCHTGTQKLVRNLTAEEIVAQLRVAREMLNDFPEREPETGAIVPKMGRFISNVVMMGMGEPLFNYDNVKTAMQIMADGEGLSISKRRLTLSTSGHVPNIKRTGEEIGCMLAISLHATNDELRDEIVPINKKWPLKELLEACRTYPGVSNAKRITFEYVMLKGINDSILDARNLVKLLRGIPAKINLIPFNPWPGSNYECSDWDQIEEFADFINRAGYASPVRTPRGRDIYAACGQLKSESERLRKVEREKLEAELAALERMRLSNLVGDGSNDDMEEEE; from the coding sequence ATGACGCACGCATCTAGTCTTGAAACGACACCCCAGGCTCCCGCCTTGGAAACCGCTGCCATAGACACAACACATGGCTACAGCTGGCCTGCCCTTGACCCGGACAAGCTCAACCTCGTTGGCATGGATCGCAATGATCTGTCCGAGGCCATGCGCCGTATCGGCGTTGCGGACAAGCAGGTCCGTATGCGCGTCGCCCAGCTCTGGCACTGGATCTATGTTCGCGGCGCGACCTCCTTCGACCAGATGACCAACGTGTCAAAAGACCTGCGCGCCAAGATGGATATGGTCTACACCATCACCCACCCGGAACTGGTCGCTGAGCAGATATCAGTCGATGGCACCCGTAAATGGCTGCTACGTTTCCCTCCGCGCGGCGCAGGGCGACCGGTGGAAGTGGAAACCGTCTATATTCCCGATGAGAATAGAGGCACCCTCTGCGTCTCCAGTCAGGTAGGCTGCACCCTGAACTGCACCTTCTGCCACACAGGCACCCAGAAACTTGTCCGCAACCTGACCGCCGAAGAGATCGTTGCCCAATTGCGCGTCGCCCGCGAAATGCTCAATGATTTCCCCGAAAGGGAGCCGGAAACAGGCGCAATTGTTCCCAAGATGGGACGCTTCATTTCAAATGTCGTCATGATGGGCATGGGCGAACCGCTCTTCAACTATGACAATGTGAAAACCGCAATGCAGATCATGGCCGACGGAGAAGGTCTCTCCATCTCCAAACGTCGCCTCACCTTGTCCACTTCTGGTCATGTGCCAAACATCAAGCGCACTGGCGAGGAAATCGGCTGCATGCTGGCCATCTCGCTGCACGCCACAAATGACGAACTGCGCGACGAAATCGTGCCGATCAACAAGAAATGGCCACTGAAGGAACTGCTCGAAGCCTGCCGCACCTATCCCGGCGTTTCAAACGCCAAGCGCATCACCTTCGAATATGTCATGCTGAAGGGCATCAATGATTCCATCTTGGATGCCCGCAATCTGGTCAAGTTGCTCCGAGGCATTCCTGCAAAAATCAACCTCATTCCATTCAACCCATGGCCAGGCAGCAACTATGAATGCTCTGACTGGGACCAGATCGAGGAATTTGCCGACTTCATCAACCGCGCAGGCTATGCCTCTCCGGTCCGCACTCCACGCGGGCGAGACATCTATGCCGCCTGTGGCCAGTTGAAGTCTGAATCCGAACGCCTGCGCAAAGTCGAGAGAGAAAAGCTGGAAGCCGAATTGGCAGCATTGGAAAGAATGCGCCTGTCAAACCTTGTAGGCGACGGCAGCAACGACGATATGGAAGAAGAAGAATAG
- a CDS encoding invasion associated locus B family protein, whose translation MKSVNILGAATLLALSATAAFAQGAATRVEQFKDWGAYQFNDPQRGKMCFAVSQPKDMEPKNVNRDPVYFFITTRPREGVREEVNVITGYPYKEGSKTTIQVGSDTFSLYTSGDGAWLENAAEEARLVNAMRRGSSMVVRGTSSRGTVTVDTYSLSGVTAATQKALAVCQ comes from the coding sequence ATGAAAAGCGTAAATATCCTCGGAGCAGCCACCCTTCTCGCACTTTCCGCCACTGCAGCGTTCGCTCAGGGCGCGGCCACTCGCGTCGAGCAATTTAAAGATTGGGGTGCTTATCAGTTTAATGACCCACAACGCGGCAAAATGTGTTTCGCGGTTAGCCAGCCGAAAGACATGGAGCCCAAGAATGTAAACCGCGATCCGGTTTATTTCTTCATAACGACACGCCCTCGTGAAGGTGTGCGCGAAGAAGTGAATGTCATCACTGGTTACCCATATAAAGAAGGATCCAAGACGACCATTCAGGTTGGCTCTGATACCTTCTCTCTTTACACGTCTGGTGATGGTGCCTGGCTCGAAAACGCCGCTGAAGAAGCACGCCTCGTAAATGCGATGCGTCGTGGCTCTAGCATGGTCGTCAGAGGTACATCCTCACGTGGCACAGTAACTGTTGACACCTACTCCCTCTCTGGAGTGACGGCAGCAACCCAAAAAGCTCTGGCAGTCTGCCAGTAA